A single Panthera uncia isolate 11264 chromosome E2 unlocalized genomic scaffold, Puncia_PCG_1.0 HiC_scaffold_19, whole genome shotgun sequence DNA region contains:
- the RGS9BP gene encoding regulator of G-protein signaling 9-binding protein yields the protein MAREECKALLDALNKTTACYHHLVLTVGGSADSQNLREELQKTRQKAQELAVAIRARLTAALRDRGLGAEERAEFERLWVAFSGCLDLLEADMRRALALGTAFPLHAPRRPLVRTGVAGGSAGVAARALSARSLRHEAERDFDVNDLRELEREILQVSEMVNDMEMKVNVPRWTVQARQTAGAELLSSVGASSVGVVSVQERTGPCDVSKALAATVFSAVLLAAVALAICVAKLS from the coding sequence ATGGCAAGGGAGGAGTGCAAGGCGCTGCTGGACGCTCTCAACAAGACGACCGCATGCTACCACCACCTGGTGCTGACCGTCGGCGGCTCGGCAGACTCGCAGAACCTGCGTGAGGAGTTGCAGAAGACGCGCCAGAAGGCGCAGGAGCTGGCGGTGGCCATCCGCGCCCGGCTGACGGCCGCGCTACGCGACCGGGGCCTGGGCGCCGAGGAGCGCGCGGAGTTCGAGCGCCTCTGGGTGGCTTTCTCCGGCTGCCTGGACCTGCTGGAAGCCGACATGCGGCGTGCGCTGGCCCTGGGCACCGCGTTCCCGCTGCACGCGCCGCGGCGGCCGCTGGTGCGCACCGGCGTAGCGGGCGGCTCCGCGGGCGTAGCGGCGCGCGCCCTGAGCGCCCGCAGCCTGCGGCACGAGGCGGAGCGCGACTTCGACGTGAACGACCTGCGCGAGCTGGAGCGGGAGATCCTTCAGGTGAGCGAGATGGTCAACGACATGGAGATGAAGGTCAACGTGCCCCGCTGGACCGTGCAGGCCCGCCAAACGGCGGGCGCCGAGCTCCTGTCCAGCGTCGGCGCCTCTTCGGTGGGCGTCGTGTCTGTACAGGAGCGCACCGGGCCTTGCGACGTGAGCAAGGCCCTGGCCGCCACCGTTTTCAGCGCCGTGCTGCTGGCGGCCGTGGCCCTGGCCATCTGCGTGGCGAAGCTGAGCTGA